The Limisphaerales bacterium genome includes the window AATAAGGCTTTCCAGCAATCTTCACTCGATCAAAAAACGCAATATTTGGGGATAAGCTGTTCACAATATCTACTAGCCAACCCCCGAAAACGTGGTAACTTGTTCTTAGTTCCGCGAGCAATCGCTGGGGCTAAGGTTCCTTGAAAGAACAGAGTGAAGTGCCGGGCAACCGGCAGGAAACTCTCAGGATAAAACCCAGGAGAACTGGGAGAAAGGGCAGGCGAGGCTGATTCGACTGCCCCCTTTGAAGCGCGACGGATTTGCGGTGAAATTCGGTTGGAAATCACTTCGGTGATCTGATGGCCGTTTGGAATCGGGAAAAACCGAGCGTGAAGGAGGCACAGTTCACGTGAGTATCCGGTGGCGGTCGCACGCCATCGAAATGCGAAAAAGATACTCATGAGGTTAGGGGCGAACGGGCGCAAGCCCGACTAGAAACCGCCCCGAGCTGGCTGGAAAACGCGCTGACACGCGTCAGGCTCACTTCGGTGAACCCGATCATTCGTGACAGTTGCCGGACACAGCCCGGTCGCAAGTCCTTCGGGGTGCGGGACTGAGTTAAGTACGTGCGAGCCCGTTTCGAGCGAGCACAGAAAACAGTTGCCCAGAGGGTGTTGATTACCTACTGAAGCATCAGCACGGCGGGAAACAAAAATTGACCGGAAACGGTCAGCCAGACGAAATCCTCCGAAAGGAGGGACAAAGCTGGGGATCCCGTCGGGATGGCCACGAGCCTAAGACAACGGCCGTGAAAACCATCCAACGCGGTGGCGATACAAAAACTGTAGCGCTGCCATGTGAACGAAATGGTAATCTGAGGGGTAAGAGGCGAGACCCGTGGCAAGGGCCAACGCACCGTCAAAAGCGGTGGCAGACCCGTGCTAGATGGCTTGGAGGTGAAAAGTTCACATCCGCGTCCAAGTCTGGTCCGCAGGTCGGTGGCCGCAACTACTGGCTGAAGCGGGCTTATAAACCTCACCCAATAATTCATGTGCCGAGAGGCCTTGGACGGCCCTGCTATGAGGCCGACAACTCCGCGAGTCACGGAGAATGGCGTCGGGGAGCAACCGACCCGCATTGCGGGTGCCCAATGGTTGCATCGGGAAAGAGCGCGTGGCGAGCGCCCACCCCCCAATTTGTCCCTGCTGGACTTCGGTCCGGCAGGGACTTTTTGTGTTCACGCGAAATTTTCATGCGGGCAAAAAGTTCTCGGAAAAAGTTCTCGGATAAGGAAACCCCAATTTCTATCCCAGATCTTTTCGGCAAACAGCATCGGGCAGAAGCGGCACAAAAACCTTGCCCGAAGCACTGCTTCCGTGCTCAATCAGCCCTCACCACTTTTCGATTATGGGTAAAATCTACGACAACATCGTGCAAACCGTCGGCGGCACTCCGCTCGTCCGGCTCAACAAAGTCACCGAAGGCATCGACGCCAACGTCCTGCTCAAGTGCGAATTCTTCAACCCACTCTCCAGCGTGAAGGATCGCATCGGTCAGTCTATGATTGAAACTGCAGAAGCTGACGGGACGCTCACAAAAGACACCATCATCATCGAGCCCACCAGTGGCAATACCGGCATCGCCCTCGCTTTTGTCGCGGCCGCTAAAGGCTACAAACTCATTTTAACCATGCCCGAAAGTATGTCGCTGGAGCGCCGCACCTTGCTGGCGATGCTCGGCGCGGACCTCGTCCTCACACCAGCCGCAAAGGGAATGAAAGGCGCCATTGCAATGGCAGAAAAACTGGCCGCCCAAACGCCCAACTCTTGGATCCCTCAACAATTTGAAAACCCGGCCAATCCCGCCATCCACCGTAAAACCACCGCCGAAGAAATTTGGACGGACACTGACGGGGCGGTAGATTTTGTCGTCGCTGGCGTGGGCACCGGCGGCACCTTGACCGGATGCTACGAAGTCATCCACCCCCGCAAAGAATCATTTCAGGGCATCGCCGTGGAGCCGGCAGATTCTCCAGTGATTTCACAAACCATTGCCGGAGAAGAACTCACACCCGGCCCGCATAAAATTCAAGGCACCGGTGCCGGTTTTATCCCAGGCAACCTCCACTTAACCTCCGAAGCCGGTGACACCCAAATCGCTGAATGCATAAAAGTAAGCAATGATGATTCGTTTGCGATGGCCCGTACACTTGCCAAAACAGAGGGCATACTTTGCGGCATTTCCACGGGTGCAAACGTTGTGGCTGCACTCGAGGTAGCCCGTCGGCCGGAGAATGCCGGGAAGACTATTGTGACAATCGCGCCCTCCACCGGTGAACGTTACCTGAGCACTCCGTTAGCAGAAGAAGCACGAATGGCGGTCGCCGAACTGCCGGTTCAAGACCCTGCGGCTTAATATTTGCTGAAAAAAGTTATTGCCAACTCCGTTGGCTTGCCCCTAAATATCCGCGGCTAACGCCCCCATCTCGGATTCAGTCCGCGAAGGGTATCCCCGTTCGATCGTCTCGTTGCAGGCCATACTTGTTTCGATTCTGTTGCGCATGTTTGCACACACCAATTTTTATCATGGGAAAAAATAATAAGACCGAGTGGCCCGAAGAAGGCGAAGGCTACCTCGAAATCTCCGACAAAGGCTTTGGGTTCCTGCGCTCACCGGGCAACCGGTTCCAGTCCAAGCCCAGCGACGTTTTTGTGACGCCCGACACCATTCGGCGCCACTACCTCCGCGAAGGGTGCCACATTCAAGGCAGGCTCGTCCCGCCCCACAAAGGCCACAGTCCGCAACTTAAGGAAATTTACACCGTGAACGAAATGCCGTTCAAGGAATACACTGAATGCGCGCGGTTCGAAAACCTAACCACCATCGACCCGGTGGATAAATTTAATCTCGAGACCGAGCCCGACAGTATCGAGACGCGCATCATCGACCTCGTTACTCCTATCGGCAAAGGCACCCGCGGGATGATTGTCTCCCCCCCGCGCACGGGGAAGACCACCATCCTTAAGCAAATTTGCAACGCCGTGACCACCAACCATCCTGAGGTAAAAACCATTGTGATGCTCATCGACGAGCGCCCCGAGGAAGTCACCGACTTCGAGCGCTCCGTGGATGCAGAGGTGGTTGCCTCCTCCAACGATATGGACCTCGAAACGCACGTGCGACTATCGCGGTTTATGATCGAGCGCTGCCGTCGAATGGTCGAGTGCGGTCAGGATGTTTTTGTGTTGATGGATTCCATCACCCGCATCGCTCGCGCTTACAACAACGTTAACACCGGAAGCGGCCGCACAATGTCCGGCGGTGTGGATGCGCGTGCGCTTGAGATTCCGCGCCGGATGTTCGCCGCCGCGCGCAACATCGAAGGGGGCGGCTCACTCACGATTCTTGCCACTGCGCTGGTGGACACTGGCAGTCGAATGGACGAACTGATTTTCCAGGAGTTCAAGGGCACCGGTAACATGGAGTTGATCCTCGATAAAAAACTTGCGGAACGGCGCCTCTATCCGGCGATCGACATCCCCAAGAGCGGCACCCGCAAAGAAGAGAAACTCTTTCCGGAAGAGCACCTCGGTGCCATCCACAAACTGCGCCGGACCATGATTGATCTGGATCCCGTTCAGGCAATGGAAACGTTGATCGGCGCGCTGAAAAAACACCCAACCAACGTGGAGTTGCTTTCTAAGTTAAAAACCTAGATTATCCACCCTATGGCACGCACCACGGGGGCATCGAAAAAACTAAAGCGAGGCCGACCCGCTGATCTAAAATCGCGCCCGCCCTATGCGCGGATGCTGCAAATTCACGATATGGTGCAACGCGGCAATTATCCCAACGCCACGTCACTTGCGGATAAATTGGAAGTCACCACCAAAACCATCCATCGCGATATTGGGTTTATGCGCGATCGATTTAATCTGCCCATCGAATATGATGCCTCCCGGAACGGATACCATTACACTGCACCCGTGGATTCATTTCCAATGCTGCAAATCGACGAGGGCGAACTCTTTGCGTTGCTCGTTGCCGAAAAAGTATTGCAACAATATCGCGGAACCGTTTTCGAAAAGCAACTGAGCACCGCGTTCAGGAAAATTTCCGAGTCCCTGCCGGACACCGTTTCCGTCCGCCTCAGTGATTGGGACGATGCATTAGACGTACGCTCCACAGGCAAGGTGGAAGTGGATGAGAAAATTTTTGATCTGCTATTCAAATCTGTGGCCAAAGGGCGCCAGTTAGAAATCATTTACACCAAGCCCAATGCCGCACCCGAAAAACGCATCATTGATCCCTACCAAATTTCCAACATCAACAATGATTGGTATCTTTACGCCTACGACCATAAACAAAAGGACATCCGCTGCTTCGTGCCTACGCGGATGGAATCGGCAACAATCACTGGACAAAAATTCAAGCGTCCCGATTCGTTTTCGCTCGACCAGCACCTCTCCGGGGCCTTCGGCCCGTTCTCCGGTAATGATTCATATGATATCCGTATCCAATTCACCAAAACTGCTGCGCCGTTCATTTGTGAAAAGCAATGGCATCCGACCCAAAAACTCAAACAGATGAAAAACGGCGGGGTCGAAATTTCACTCAAGCTGAGCCACCTAACCGACATTCGCCGATGGATTCTCGGCTGGGGCGGCGAAGCAAAAGTGATTGCCCCCAAGGAATTATTGCAATCCATCGAGAATGAAGCTCGGGCGATTTTAAAGAAATAACCACTTTTTCGCTCGCCAACTGTTCTAAAACCGCTAAAATCTTTTGGTGTTGAATTTGAGCGGCAATCCACCTGTGGGGGTGGGTGTGCATAACTCACACCTTATATTGTGGGTTTTTGATTGCCAGTGTTCCGCTCTGCAAGGCACAAGGAGGTCCACATGTATTTGAAAAGCCTAAAGGCGATCGGGTTTAAAAGTTTTGCTGACAAGACAACCCTGAGTTTCGAGCCGGGAATCACCGCCGTCGTCGGTCCTAATGGCTGCGGAAAATCCAATATTTCTGATGCCATTCGCTGGGTACTTGGCGAGCAATCTGCCAAAGCGTTACGCGGCGGAGAAATGGCGGATGTCATTTTCAGCGGAACTGATGGTGCCCGTGGACGCAAGGCAACCGGCATGGCCGAGGTGTCACTTACGATTGGTGACGTGGATGAAGCAAATCTCAGTGCTGCCGGGGTGGACTTGGAGTTCAATGAAGTCACCGTTACGCGGCGAGTGTTTCGTGATGGAGGTAGCGAGTATTTTCTCAATGGCACCGGTTGTCGCCTGCGTGATGTGCAGCAACTCTTTATGGGAACCGGCGTCGGTCGCAATAGTTACAGCATTATGGCCCAGGGCCAGATCACGCACATTATCCAAAGCCGCCCGATGGAGCGCCGCGCAGTTTTTGAGGAGGCGGCCGGCATCACCAAATTCAAACAGCAGAAAAAAGAAGCGCTTCGTAAACTCGATTACACGGAACAAAATTTACTGCGATTGGATGACACGATCCGCGAGGTGAAGCGCCAGATCGGTTCCCTCCAGCGCCAAGCCGGAAAAGCGAGGCGTTTCCAGAAAATAATGGACGAACTGAAGCACCTCGAAACGCAACTTGCTCGTCATGAATTTGATGCGATCGATGCGGCTTTGAAATCCATTCGTGAAGAGTCAGATCAGATTCGCGACAGCCTTGAGGCCCATTCCAGCGGCATTATTGAAGAAGAATCTGCGCTCAAGCAACTGCGTGAATTGCTGGCCGATCTTGATCGGCAGGTCAATGCGGCCCAAACTAAGGGGCTCGAGTTGAAATCCGAAACCGACCGGCACGAGAATCGAATTCAGTTTAACGAGCAGCGGATGGGGGAGTTGGGTGTTCAGCACGCCGAAGCCGAGGTTGACATCTCCGGGGCACAGGAGCGCCGCAAACAGGTGGATGCCGAGCTGGAGAGCATCAATCAGCAACTCGGTGACTCAGGGCATTCACTTGAGCGCGCCAATCAGCACGTTGCCGAAAAGCGCGGTGTGCTCGATTCAATTGACTCGGGCATTCGTGCTCGCCAAGCCGAACAGCAGCAGGCCCAATCTGAATCCGGTGAATTGCAAAACCGCCTCACCCATACCCGCAACGATTTGACCGCGTTGGATTTGCAGAAGCAAGGGAACGCCGTGCGATTGGAAAAACTTTCAGCGGAGAAAATTCAACTAGAAGAAGAGCGTGTTAAGCTGGAAGACAGGCTTTCTGAATTTGAAAAACAGGTTGCGGGGGATTCGTTGCACGTCCAATCCCATCGCGGCACAGTTGAGGAAAGGCAGATCCGACTCGCCCAATTAACCGATGAGCTGAATACTGTGGACGATGCGCTCGATGCTCAACTCCAGAGCCAAGCTGAGGCCAAAGCGCGCCGCGACGTGCTGCAACAACTTATCGAAAACAAAGAGGGCTTCAGCGCGGGGGCGCAGGCAGTGCTTTCACATTTTGATGCGGCTCTGGGCTCCTTGGCTGACCAAATTCGAGTGCCGGATCAACACGTGCGTGCCGTGGAGGCTGCTCTCGGTGCGAATCTGCAGCTCGTGCTTACCGATCAATTTACGCATGCCAACGATATGCTTGGCCACCTCGCCAGCGGCGAGCAGGGGCGTGCGAGCATCGTGGCGCTGGAGCTTTTACGTGAGCGTGGCGGCGCAATCCCTGCGAGTGATTTGCCCGCTGAAGGCACGCTCGCATTACACGTGGTGGAAACGGATGACCGTAACCAGCCGTTATTGCAAACCTTACTGGGGCGGACAGTAATTGTCGACACGCTGGAAACCGCCACGCGATTATGGCGCGCAAACCCCGGCCGGTTTGACTATGTCACGCATCAAGGCGAGTCACTCAGTCAACAAGGCATTTATACCGGGGGGCGCGGGCACGCGAATGAGAAAGACCACACCTCGGTGCTCGCACGTCGCAATCAAGTGGATGAGCTCGACCGGCAACTTAGCTCACTTGCGCGCGAGATAGACGAAGCCAGTCGCCATAAAGGGCAATTATTGGCAGAGCAAACTGAACTTCAAGCAGGCCTGCAAAATGCCCGCGACGAATTGAGTGACCGTGAAGTTGCTGTAGCAACTTCAAAGGGAGAATTCAACGCACTTCAGAATTCGCGTGAGCTGCTCCATCAGAAAATTGATACCGTGGTGTTTGAAGTGCGAAACCTTGCTGAGCAGGAGGAAGGCGCCAAAGGCAGGGCGCAAGGTTTGGCTTCGCGTATTCGTGAAATGGAAGATCGGGCGCGCAGCTTTCAAGAAGCGTTGGATGAGCATGACCTTTTTATTCACGAACAACGCGAGCGACGTGAAACCGCCATTGAGGATTTGACGGAGGCGAAAGTGGCGCTGTCCAAGGCCGAGGAGCGCGAAAATTCGCTGCTTGAACGCAAGACGCCAATGGAGCAACGACTGGAGGAACTGCAGCGGACCCTCGAACGCGCACAACAAGTGCTAAGCGAAAGCGCGGAGCGCAAAGTGCAGTTTGAAGCACAGAACGTCGAGTCCCGCCGCGAGATCGATCGGTTGCGCATTGAGCGCGAAACGGCCGGCGAGCAATCCGCGCAATTGACGCAGCAACGAAACCAACAGGCTGCCGGAGCCGAGCGCCGCGAGATGGAGCTTTCCGAAAAACGCAATTCGCTCACCGAACTGCAAGAACGCAAGGGTGAGATTGAAGTGGAACTGACTCAAAAAAGAATGGCACAAGAGCAACTTGTGGAACGCATTCGCGAAAAGTACACCGTAAATCTTCACGAAGTGCGCGGTGAATGCGTGACCATTAAAATCACGGATAATGGTCAAACCACCACCGAAACGGTCACAGCCGAAGAAATGGCGGGCGAGGCAGCGGCGACAGACTGGGATGCAGTGAGTGGACAGGTCAGCGCTTTGCAGGAAAAAATTGATGGTATGGGGCCGGTCAATTTAGTGGCCATCGACGAGTACGAGGAAATTGAGGAACGCCATACTTTTCTCAACACCCAACATGATGATTTGGTTAACGCCAAAGCCGAATTGCAGGAAG containing:
- a CDS encoding WYL domain-containing transcriptional regulator is translated as MARTTGASKKLKRGRPADLKSRPPYARMLQIHDMVQRGNYPNATSLADKLEVTTKTIHRDIGFMRDRFNLPIEYDASRNGYHYTAPVDSFPMLQIDEGELFALLVAEKVLQQYRGTVFEKQLSTAFRKISESLPDTVSVRLSDWDDALDVRSTGKVEVDEKIFDLLFKSVAKGRQLEIIYTKPNAAPEKRIIDPYQISNINNDWYLYAYDHKQKDIRCFVPTRMESATITGQKFKRPDSFSLDQHLSGAFGPFSGNDSYDIRIQFTKTAAPFICEKQWHPTQKLKQMKNGGVEISLKLSHLTDIRRWILGWGGEAKVIAPKELLQSIENEARAILKK
- the smc gene encoding chromosome segregation protein SMC, which codes for MYLKSLKAIGFKSFADKTTLSFEPGITAVVGPNGCGKSNISDAIRWVLGEQSAKALRGGEMADVIFSGTDGARGRKATGMAEVSLTIGDVDEANLSAAGVDLEFNEVTVTRRVFRDGGSEYFLNGTGCRLRDVQQLFMGTGVGRNSYSIMAQGQITHIIQSRPMERRAVFEEAAGITKFKQQKKEALRKLDYTEQNLLRLDDTIREVKRQIGSLQRQAGKARRFQKIMDELKHLETQLARHEFDAIDAALKSIREESDQIRDSLEAHSSGIIEEESALKQLRELLADLDRQVNAAQTKGLELKSETDRHENRIQFNEQRMGELGVQHAEAEVDISGAQERRKQVDAELESINQQLGDSGHSLERANQHVAEKRGVLDSIDSGIRARQAEQQQAQSESGELQNRLTHTRNDLTALDLQKQGNAVRLEKLSAEKIQLEEERVKLEDRLSEFEKQVAGDSLHVQSHRGTVEERQIRLAQLTDELNTVDDALDAQLQSQAEAKARRDVLQQLIENKEGFSAGAQAVLSHFDAALGSLADQIRVPDQHVRAVEAALGANLQLVLTDQFTHANDMLGHLASGEQGRASIVALELLRERGGAIPASDLPAEGTLALHVVETDDRNQPLLQTLLGRTVIVDTLETATRLWRANPGRFDYVTHQGESLSQQGIYTGGRGHANEKDHTSVLARRNQVDELDRQLSSLAREIDEASRHKGQLLAEQTELQAGLQNARDELSDREVAVATSKGEFNALQNSRELLHQKIDTVVFEVRNLAEQEEGAKGRAQGLASRIREMEDRARSFQEALDEHDLFIHEQRERRETAIEDLTEAKVALSKAEERENSLLERKTPMEQRLEELQRTLERAQQVLSESAERKVQFEAQNVESRREIDRLRIERETAGEQSAQLTQQRNQQAAGAERREMELSEKRNSLTELQERKGEIEVELTQKRMAQEQLVERIREKYTVNLHEVRGECVTIKITDNGQTTTETVTAEEMAGEAAATDWDAVSGQVSALQEKIDGMGPVNLVAIDEYEEIEERHTFLNTQHDDLVNAKAELQEVITRIDKQSREMFTETFEKVRGNFQKMFPDLFGGGKANLVLTEETDVLEAGVEIVASPPGKQLRSISLLSGGEQTMTAVALLFALYQVKPSPFCVLDELDAPLDDANIERYVKKLKEFLAYSQFIVITHSKRTIAAANVLYGVTMQERGVSKIVSVKFHSNQADDPPETDRIVSQDTLGGVPDVTEDEEVFLAK
- the rho gene encoding transcription termination factor Rho yields the protein MGKNNKTEWPEEGEGYLEISDKGFGFLRSPGNRFQSKPSDVFVTPDTIRRHYLREGCHIQGRLVPPHKGHSPQLKEIYTVNEMPFKEYTECARFENLTTIDPVDKFNLETEPDSIETRIIDLVTPIGKGTRGMIVSPPRTGKTTILKQICNAVTTNHPEVKTIVMLIDERPEEVTDFERSVDAEVVASSNDMDLETHVRLSRFMIERCRRMVECGQDVFVLMDSITRIARAYNNVNTGSGRTMSGGVDARALEIPRRMFAAARNIEGGGSLTILATALVDTGSRMDELIFQEFKGTGNMELILDKKLAERRLYPAIDIPKSGTRKEEKLFPEEHLGAIHKLRRTMIDLDPVQAMETLIGALKKHPTNVELLSKLKT
- the cysK gene encoding cysteine synthase A — translated: MGKIYDNIVQTVGGTPLVRLNKVTEGIDANVLLKCEFFNPLSSVKDRIGQSMIETAEADGTLTKDTIIIEPTSGNTGIALAFVAAAKGYKLILTMPESMSLERRTLLAMLGADLVLTPAAKGMKGAIAMAEKLAAQTPNSWIPQQFENPANPAIHRKTTAEEIWTDTDGAVDFVVAGVGTGGTLTGCYEVIHPRKESFQGIAVEPADSPVISQTIAGEELTPGPHKIQGTGAGFIPGNLHLTSEAGDTQIAECIKVSNDDSFAMARTLAKTEGILCGISTGANVVAALEVARRPENAGKTIVTIAPSTGERYLSTPLAEEARMAVAELPVQDPAA